The region TTAAAAACCAGGCAGCTTAAGGCTAAACCTGAGCCTTGGTTTAATGAGAGCAGTCGTGCTGTTAAGAGGGAATGTCGTCGAGCAGAACAGAAGCGGAAAAAGGATAAACTGCATGCATCATTTCAAATTCTCAAAGACTGCTGGCATCGCTAACAGAACACTGTTAAAGATGCAAAAAGGgaatattttgcaaatattatttcttccaaCGGTCATAACCCACGTGTGTTATTTAGGACCATTGACACTGTTCTTAATACTCCTTTGAATGTCTGTTTGGAAGTTTCTCCTGAGATTTGCAATGATTTTCTGAACTTTTTCATTGTAAAGGTTGTCACCATCAGGGctcttatcacagctcctgactctgacccctctgtctctgtccctTGCGCTGCTGTTTTCACTCAGTTTGAGCTTGTGACGCTCTCCTCTTTAGAGGATGTGGTTCGCCATATTAAGCCCACAGGTTCCCCACGGGATCCTGTCCCTCCACAAttctttaaagaaatttttCCTAGTATACAACAGTATGTCCTTGACATTATTAACAGCAGTCTGCCTTCTGGTATGGTTCCTGCAAATTTCAAACATGCAGTAGTACAGCCACTGCTTAAGAAACCTGGCCTTGATCACACAGTTTTAGCGAACTATAGGCCTATTTCCAAGCTGCCTTTAGTCTCcaaggttttagagaaaattgttTTTAGTCAACTGAAAGATTTTCTAGATGAAAATGGCATCTTTGAGGTTTTTCAATCAGGTTTTAAAACCCTTCACAGCACAGAATCTGCATTACTAagggtttttaatgacatccttCTGGCATGTGATTCTGGTAACCATGTTGTTCTTGTCTTGCTCGACCGAACTGCTGCCTTTGACACCGTAGACCACAATATTCTAACTTCTCGATTACATGATGTAGTGGGTATTGGTGGCACTGCACTTAATTGGTTTAGGTCTTATTTATCAGATAGaactttctctgtcagccttctcggttacgaatagtcttctgctcctctgtcatgcggcgtcccacagggctcaattttagggccactgCTCTTTTCATTGTGTCTATTGCCTCTGGGTTCTATCCTTAGAAGGCATGGGAtctcatttcattgttatgccgatgactgccaaatttatttgccACTAAAACACAAGGATGGcatctccataaaacctctcttaacatgtctagatgacattaaagcttggttggctctaaactttttaaattttaatgaaaagaaaacagaagtgttggtgtttggacccagtggtccctgtgagtcctcctctgttgttttaggatccctggaagtctattttaaatctgttgttactgaccttggttttaagttggacagtgattttaaattggacaaccaaatcagagcagtggtgaagtccagtttttatcatttaaggcgactggcaagactaaaatcttttctttcgaggcagcaccttgaaacagtgatccatgcttttatttcttcccgcctggacgactgtaactcactttatgtgggggtcagtcagtcattgctctcacgtctgcagctggttcaaaatgcggctgcacaactcctaacaggaactcgaaaaagagagcatataacccctgtgctggcctctctgcactggctgcctgtgtcttttagagttcattttaaaattcttatgtttgtttttaaatgccttcacagtcttgccccgccttacctctctgagcttcttcatccccacataccctgtcggtctctcaggtcagctgaccagctgctcctggaggtaccgagatccaggaggaagctcagagggggcggggccttctctattgtggctccaaaattatggaataatttgcCCGTGCAcgttagagaggccccttcactgtccacttttaaatcacgtcttaaaacccacttttattccttggcttctaacctcagtgagactcagtttctcttttaattgaagtagttatttaattaatgatttcactcttcttttatttgtgttttatttatatctcatgtaattttattttacagttccaatgtacagcactttgtgtcagctgtggttgtttcaaagtgttttctaagtaaatatgatgatgatgatgatgatgatgatgatgcataaagttaaaaagatgaaaactaataaaacaagtttaaaaaatactttttcattGGATTCAGTTtcatatgatggattatgcagaaacaGTCGAACACGGCTGAAAGCTAACACTGTTGCTTTATTACATATTCAGGTTGTAACtcatgtttttgaaaaacaactaagtaactaattacttaatCAGTAatgtaacaggattactttttggagatgtaatcagtaattagtaactaattacttgcccaacactgatgGTGAGGGGTCCAAACTCTAGCAACCACAGGTAGGCCTGCAGTCTGACAGCAAAGTGCTCCAGAAGCACAAAATGATACTGTGTAGTCTTTACGATCAGTCAAGCTCTCGTTGAAGAAAGATCTTAAAtctgattctggatttaacggGGAACCAGTGAAGTCTGTGGTCTCTGTTTGCTAGTCCCTGTCAGACTCTACCTGCAGCGCTCTGGATCAACCACAAGCTTCTTAAGGAAAACCAAACTTCTTTTCCTGTTGGGTCGTTTCATGATCAATCTCAGAGTCAGGATGTTTGACGCCTCAAACTTCATGAGCACAGAATGACTAAAAATATAACTGCAACAAATAATCATTTGCTTCCTGTTTCtatatacatttctttttttctttgaccaACTTTGAGCATCAGTGTCACAGTTTTTATCATAGTTTCATATAAATAGAGTTTTACATTCACTCAGTTTTGGCTCTCTGATTAATCCAGGGGTGTCCAAccccaggcctcgagggctggtgtcctgcaggttttagacgtgtcagctgatttaaatggctaaatgacttcctcaacatgtcttgcagttcgccagaggcctggtaatgaactcatcacccagggtgagatctaaacctgcgggacaccagccctcgagttCCCCACCCTCTGGATTAAACAAATCCTATGGCTCTTACCCAGCAGGCATACAGAGCTCAGACAGAGCTGATGTGGGTCAAAATCATCCAGGTGTGTTCCCTGCTAACCCTGCAGGTCGAGTCCTGTTGCACTGGTTATTTCACAATTTAGACtttaaaatcacacaaaaaataaccaaaccacTTGAATTATACTGAGCTGGTGCTGATGTTGTTCTTATGCTTAGCCTAAAGCTGCACCTCTTCCCGTGTTCTCAGTTGATGATAGTCACCCAACAGGAAAGCAGCCGGGCATCCAGAGGAAGTGTGGTGGAAATCCAAATCGTTCTGAACCAACCGTCTACCACGGCACAAACGAGCAGATGAAAAGCACAGAATGAATTCACAGGTTGGACTTCAGTCCTCCTTCTAGTGTCCCTGCTGGAACCTGGAACTGTGAACGAACTTCTACGGCCCACCTGCTCACTTCACTTCAATTTGTCCTCAGCACATCTTCACATGAGCATGAATCCCGTCACATACACAGGAATACTTTTACTTCTTAAAACTCTGTTTGGATCAGTCaccatttatttgttttctaagTCATCCAGTGTGTCACTGTCACTCTTTCTGCACCACACAGGTCAGACTGTGCAGGCTCTCAGTGAGGCCTGTTCTATTAGCATCACGGTTATTCTAACACCCGATCCTTTGTACTGGTTAATGTAAacatactttttatttattgtattttattcaaCATGAGCAAAACTGACCCAGTGTCTTCAACCCCAGGTAACGTGACAATACACCCACCTACTACAGAACTTAATGAACCTTGGGTGGGGAAATATGGAGCATGAAATCAATATGGGGGGAGACGCTGATTGAAGCATCCCTCGTTGCCAGACTGAGTATTTCAAAATCTGCTGTTCTATGGAGCAAAGCATGTGCCAGGTACCACTCCTCACATACTTATGAGAAACCGAAGCAACAGATTTGCTAAATGTTTCGTGGGATGGCAGGTTCAGAGTTTGGTGTAAACAACGCTCAAGCACAGAGGCAGCTCGCCTCCTCCCAGCGTGTGATGGCTGTTTGGGCTTCTTAGTACCAACTAAGAATCACTTCGATTACAGCACTAAGTACAAGGAAACTACAGTGCTTCTAAAAGcctgcaataataattaatgtgcaataataacagtgtgcaatacacatacttatttttttattaccaagttaatatactgttgtgttgtttgtgttgcgttgtgatgtcgtgtttttttaaaatgataatcTCTTTAGTTTTTAACTTACATTTTCAAAGACGTTGAGCTGCAGCTCATCTGAATTATTTTTCTCCAGAGTGCCACAGGTACAGAAAGCTCCcagttattttaaaataacCTTGTTCCTAATCCAGTAAAGTGTAAATGTCTTCACTTGCACAGGTCTGGCACGAGGACTTGTCGTGATAACCCTTTGAAAGAGCATCAGTAAAGAGCGTGCTCACGTTCTACAAACACAATGAAACGACACAGATCACCCCCATAAAAAGagctgtttatttttgtaaatgtaCAGGCATGGCTGGCACGCTCTAACGGTAGCGGTGCAGCTGCAGGGTGTTGCGCCTCTTCCAGGCTGCATGGCGGGAGCCTCCAATGGTCAGGTGGAACTTGTGGCCCTTACCCAGGCCGCGGCTCTTCTTACCCGCCGATGTCAGGCCACGCATCTCTCTGTGCTTGTGCACCGCTCTTGTGAGCCACTGGGTGTCTGGGTTGCGTCTGATGGCCTTGTGGAAGGTATCGACCAGGATCACCTCGAAAAACTTGTAGGTGGAGTCCTCGCCCACCCAGTAAGAGTTGAGCACTCGCAGGGCACCGCAGTGACGGCCAGCACGCTcctacaaaataaaagtcatGTTTAGTCTTAGCAGGGTAATCACATTCTAAAGCATTCAATATCTGCTAGCTCCTGTTGGCAACAAGCTTTGAATCCAATATTCAAAACCCACAGACAATGTCAGACCTGCCCGAGCCACTCGTCACACCGCTAACCTTTGTGTGCTCACGTCAGGAAAACAAAAGCAAGCAGCCTTCACCACTGAGAAAGACGTCTGCACGAGTGCAGGCCTCAAACCTCACCAACGCCACAGCTTCATTTGGGAAAAATAACTTCCAACCACTGCAACTTCCCATTTCACAGCCAGACATGTTCACTGGATGTTTCCCCTTCAGAAAATTCCACACCAACATCCTGTGAAGTTAGTTTCAGTCAGAGAGCTAGGTGTAGCATCACAGGTAAACGTGATAACGTTATGAAAGCTGCTGCACAAGAGAGCGTGCAGTATTCTTGCTTCTTCCAAAAACAGATGCACGTTTTTTAAAGTGGTGATTAAAGATTGTGGATAAGCCCATGTTTGTCAAGTCAATCCCACTGTGCCCACTCATCCCACCAGCTGCATGAACATGACCAGTGCAGTTAGTGTTCCATTAACACTCTGCAGAGAACCTGTCCAATCTGTAAGCGGACAATTTTGCAATAAGGAAAATTGTACACACATTTACATCAAGACAGAGAGCACATACTAAAGTAATGCAGCGTCTAACATTGCACAGCACATTTATACAGGACTGCTGAGGGGTGCAGGATATTGGCCAAGAATATAttataacaaacaaacaggaatccAAACACTTTTCATTTCACAGATCACATCATTCTGTAGGTTTCAACACAAGATACGACCACTGATGAAAACTATTTGCTGGGGTGTGAGTGGCAACTACACCTTTAACATTGTTAATCCACCATCACACTAAGCTACTGTGGGCAGTAAAGTAAGGCATCCTTTCATATTACTAACACGATATTCAcattaatgtaataaaatgagtaacaggcTTAATGATGCTCAATGTCACATTCAGTACTGAACTATCTGACGCTTGGTGTAGCTTCATGAAACCAAGGTTGGATCAGCAGGTATGAACGTACCTCAGCGATGGACTGCAGGCTGCGGGCGAACTTGATTTGGTTGACACCATGATGCACTGGTTTGCCATAGGTAGCACCTTTGGGGACGGGGCGTTTACGACCTCCACGGCGCACACGAATACGGTAGATCACGTAGCCTGTTTCGATCGAACAAAAATATGCAATTACCCGAACGGGTACAGATGATGACAGGTGACAGACGTGGAGGCGAACAACCACAGGCACAGCACTCACCTTGCTTGGCCTTGTAGCCCAGCCTGCGAGCCTTGTCTGGCCTGGTGGGTCTGGGAGCACGGTGGAGGTTGGACAGCTGACGGTACTGCCAACAGCGGACGCGGAGCAAGAAGCGCATCACGTCGGACTGCTTCTTACGCCATAGCTCCTGCATATACTTATATGCCCCCATGTTGACTTAtctgagaagaaaaagaaactttgGTCAAGTCATTTTTGTCAGCTTGTTAATTAAAAGCTCATTAGGCGCTACCTTCCTTTACAGTGCAACCAACAGTTCAGCAGAGCAACACTGTTTACGGCAGCTACGCTGAAGAGCCCAACAGGTACGGTCTAACAAGTCTTTAAATCACTGAACTGTTGGCAAGTTACAAGATTAGTTCGGCACATTTTAAATAGAAATTCATGTATTACTACATTTCAAACGGCACATGGCTGGACGTGACCTGGACTGGATACCTTCAGAATATGAAGGCTACGCAAACACGTCCATGCTTCAGGTTTCCCCAAAAACATTCAGACACATGAAGAGAATGAAATAGCGACACAGCAGATGTAGCCACTCCACGCTTAGCATAAGCTGTATACAAGGCTAGCATAGCCGACAGCAGCACACCGCAGTTGGCCGGCTCTTTGTCGCATAAATACCCACAGAAATAACTCCACAGAAATGCACGCGTACGTGGGACAGTGATCCAAACGCTAGAACTctacatttatataaataaatcacagtGGAAACGACACGTTAGCGGTCCCTGGCTACCAGACAGAGAGCATCTGAACGCCACTAAAGCACAGGATTCTAATCAAAGCCTTTAACCTTTTTCCACGAAATAGTCACAGAGTACAGATTGATAACAAAGCACTAAGCTACAGCCCGAGTCACAGATACAGATGAACGGGTATACATGATGATTTTAACGGATTACTATTTGGTCACAAGCACAGAAAAACTCGCTTACATGATGGCGTACTAGCCGGAAAGAGAGAGGGCAAGTACCCAGCATGCCTTAAGGAAAACGGCAGTAGCGTACTTCCGCTTTTCGCAGTGCTCCTGGGAAATGtggtcttcttttctcttcGACTTTTCGCGTTTGTCACTTATGTGGTAATTTTCAGAATCAAACACGCGCTCATTGTCCAGTTTCCAGTGATTTCATTCCTACAAATATAAAGCAAAAATATTTGTAAACATAAAGACAAATTCGGAGCCATAATTTACTGCGTCGAACTGCATATTAATTAGGAGTCAATTACAAAGTCAACATTAATAACATGCgctaaactttttttaaatgtaattttaacttGTCTTTAATCAGCTTTCATATTTTCTacagataaaatgaataaataaataaaataaataaataaataaataataacgtACACGCGAGCAAAGTTGGTGATCTTCGAGGGCTCTGACGTATGGTGAACTGCGCATGCGCTCTGACAGAACCTGTCGCTCTATAATCTCACAGCAGAATGGATCCTCCGGTCGTGGTTCTACGCTTGCAGACCTGACGGAAGCCTCGTATCTTCCTCACTAAAGTTAGCGACTTTTCTCAAACATacaaagaatttaaaaatatgtgTTCGTATTTCGGCTAGCTGGCTAAACAATAGCTAGCTTTAGCCAGCTAGGTACAAGCTAAGGGTGAACATGTCTGTTGATGTTTTGAGGGGCTGTCGGTCGTTTTGATGTTACTGTGGTTCTAACGCGTTTCTGTACACACCGTGACCTTCTGTCTTGATGTCACAGACTCGACATGGGAAAAGGCTGTAAAGTTGTGGTGTGCGGCCAGGCGGCTGTGGGAAAAACTGCTATTCTGGAACAGCTGCTGTACGGAAACCACAGTGTAGGTGAGGACTGGACGTACAGGGGCGTGATGTTACTTGTTTCTGTGACGAAGCTTTGAACACTCTTTATTTGGCATAGCATACGTACATTCTTCCAGGACATGAATTGTTTggtatatttatattacatggTGTTGATACATCATGCTGTATGAGAGCATTCCAATGC is a window of Maylandia zebra isolate NMK-2024a linkage group LG22, Mzebra_GT3a, whole genome shotgun sequence DNA encoding:
- the rpl15 gene encoding large ribosomal subunit protein eL15, which produces MGAYKYMQELWRKKQSDVMRFLLRVRCWQYRQLSNLHRAPRPTRPDKARRLGYKAKQGYVIYRIRVRRGGRKRPVPKGATYGKPVHHGVNQIKFARSLQSIAEERAGRHCGALRVLNSYWVGEDSTYKFFEVILVDTFHKAIRRNPDTQWLTRAVHKHREMRGLTSAGKKSRGLGKGHKFHLTIGGSRHAAWKRRNTLQLHRYR